In the genome of Saccharomonospora viridis DSM 43017, one region contains:
- a CDS encoding glycoside hydrolase family 3 protein — MTTAKARPWKACAAAALVGLLAVTTGSASAQPHSPSPSGDQQTQRHWGKRSWPERTLRAMTLEQKVGQLFVADVWGQSADEAHPGNQEKYGVDTPAEVVRKYHVGGVIYFNHSGTDNIETPRQVARLSNGLQRAALQSQPRVPLIVSVDQEGGRVTRIAEHVTEYPSAMALGASRDVEGARTAAAISAAELRAMGINQNFAPVADVNSNPLNPVIGSRSFSADPELAGEFVEAQVDGYQNSRQPRQTVSAAAKHFPGHGDASADSHIDLPVIDRSEEDWRANDLPPFERAVEAGIDAIMTAHISVPSLDDSGDPATLSEPIITGLLREELGYDGVVVTDSLGMAGVRQMYPDSEIPVRALEAGVDQMLMPPDLDAAVNGVLDAVASGRITEERIDESVLRILKLKYERGIVSSPFVPEHRAEHVVGTKRNRDTVQRITDATTTVLSDDAKLLPLDSGVQNVLVTGWNRPDYPGYAAEPVDDLADALSQRSDANVTSMPTGTNPDPATIDEVVAASDDADLVIVLTNGLRGSEGQRELVERLTSTDTSVIAVAVQEPYDPGYAEVPTWIATYDWRGVTMTSLAKVLVGEHSPEGTLPVTIPHGDDPDQTLYPFGHGLTW, encoded by the coding sequence GTGACCACTGCCAAAGCCCGTCCTTGGAAAGCCTGCGCGGCCGCCGCGCTCGTAGGCTTACTCGCCGTGACCACCGGCTCGGCATCCGCCCAACCGCATTCCCCCTCGCCATCGGGTGACCAGCAGACCCAACGCCACTGGGGGAAGCGGAGCTGGCCCGAGCGCACCTTGCGTGCGATGACGTTGGAACAGAAGGTCGGCCAGTTGTTCGTCGCCGACGTCTGGGGCCAGTCGGCCGACGAAGCGCATCCCGGCAACCAGGAGAAGTACGGCGTCGACACCCCCGCCGAAGTGGTGCGCAAGTACCACGTCGGCGGCGTCATCTACTTCAACCACAGCGGCACCGACAACATCGAGACACCGCGGCAGGTCGCGCGGCTGTCCAACGGTCTCCAGCGCGCGGCCCTGCAGTCACAGCCGCGTGTCCCGCTGATCGTCTCCGTGGACCAGGAAGGCGGCCGGGTCACCCGCATCGCCGAGCACGTCACCGAATACCCGAGTGCCATGGCGCTCGGGGCGTCCCGGGATGTCGAGGGTGCTCGCACGGCCGCGGCCATCAGCGCGGCGGAGCTGCGTGCCATGGGGATCAACCAGAACTTCGCGCCGGTCGCCGACGTGAACTCCAACCCGCTGAATCCGGTGATCGGTTCCCGCTCGTTCTCGGCGGACCCCGAATTGGCGGGTGAGTTCGTCGAAGCACAGGTGGACGGCTACCAGAACTCGCGACAGCCGCGGCAGACGGTGTCGGCCGCGGCCAAGCACTTCCCGGGCCACGGTGACGCCTCCGCCGACAGTCACATCGACCTACCGGTGATCGACCGCAGCGAAGAGGACTGGCGGGCCAACGATCTCCCGCCGTTCGAACGGGCCGTCGAGGCGGGTATCGACGCCATCATGACCGCCCACATCTCGGTGCCGAGCCTCGACGACTCCGGTGACCCGGCGACGCTTTCCGAACCGATCATCACCGGACTGCTGCGCGAGGAGCTGGGTTACGACGGCGTGGTGGTCACGGACTCGCTCGGCATGGCCGGCGTGCGGCAGATGTACCCCGACTCCGAGATCCCGGTCCGGGCGTTGGAGGCGGGTGTCGACCAGATGCTCATGCCGCCGGACCTCGACGCGGCCGTGAACGGTGTGCTCGACGCGGTGGCCAGCGGCCGGATCACCGAGGAACGCATCGACGAGAGCGTGCTGCGCATCCTGAAGCTGAAGTACGAGCGGGGCATCGTGTCCTCCCCGTTCGTCCCCGAGCACCGGGCCGAACACGTGGTCGGCACCAAGCGCAACCGCGACACGGTGCAGCGCATCACCGACGCCACGACCACCGTGCTCAGCGATGATGCGAAGCTGCTGCCGCTGGACTCCGGCGTGCAGAACGTGCTCGTCACCGGTTGGAACCGGCCGGACTACCCCGGTTACGCCGCCGAACCCGTCGACGACCTCGCGGACGCGTTGTCGCAGCGCAGCGACGCGAACGTCACCAGCATGCCCACCGGAACCAACCCGGACCCGGCCACCATCGACGAGGTCGTGGCCGCCTCCGACGACGCCGACCTGGTGATAGTGCTCACCAACGGCTTGCGGGGCAGCGAGGGACAACGTGAGCTGGTTGAGCGGCTGACCAGCACCGACACCTCCGTGATCGCGGTCGCCGTTCAGGAGCCGTACGACCCCGGCTACGCGGAGGTTCCCACCTGGATCGCCACCTACGACTGGCGTGGCGTCACCATGACCTCGCTGGCCAAGGTGCTCGTCGGAGAGCACTCCCCCGAAGGGACGCTGCCCGTCACGATCCCGCACGGCGACGACCCGGACCAGACCCTGTACCCGTTCGGCCACGGGCTGACGTGGTGA
- a CDS encoding DUF4244 domain-containing protein codes for MLDRILDTDGSDEGMSTAEYAIGTIAAAAFAALLYAIVTGDSVLTALTSLIERAISVDF; via the coding sequence ATGCTCGATCGAATCCTCGACACCGATGGTTCGGACGAAGGCATGTCCACCGCCGAGTACGCCATCGGCACGATCGCGGCAGCGGCGTTCGCCGCTCTGCTGTACGCGATCGTCACGGGGGATTCCGTGTTGACGGCTCTCACCTCGCTCATCGAGCGGGCGATTTCCGTGGATTTCTAG
- a CDS encoding bifunctional DNA primase/polymerase — MLDTQWPNSWRAAFRIELRAEAIGLAWRGWPVIPGTYPDSDADTAHAGGVTQTRDSAEWTGPVPVHSDWERRLGAHPQQVAAWWTGKPYSLLVATGTVVDAVEVDDNLGRRAAMLLRATGRPAPIVAMPNGRWLFLTSSSESFPSTLSEVEGIRRHGKGGWIPLPPTPFEHGVVHWRVKPDVWGWKLPQADIVHDVLMRALRSESQVDTQRELSTWSSAA; from the coding sequence ATGTTGGACACCCAATGGCCGAATAGCTGGCGTGCTGCCTTCCGTATCGAGCTGCGGGCCGAGGCGATCGGTCTCGCGTGGCGTGGTTGGCCGGTGATTCCGGGAACCTATCCGGACAGCGATGCCGATACCGCCCATGCGGGCGGAGTCACCCAGACGCGTGACTCCGCCGAGTGGACCGGTCCCGTCCCCGTCCACAGTGATTGGGAACGTCGTCTCGGTGCCCACCCGCAACAGGTGGCAGCGTGGTGGACCGGCAAACCGTACAGCCTCCTCGTCGCCACCGGTACCGTCGTAGACGCCGTCGAGGTCGACGACAACCTCGGCCGCCGTGCCGCCATGCTGTTGCGGGCCACGGGTCGACCCGCGCCCATCGTCGCCATGCCGAACGGGCGTTGGCTGTTCCTCACCTCGAGTTCCGAGAGCTTCCCCTCAACTTTGTCCGAAGTGGAAGGGATCAGACGACACGGAAAGGGTGGCTGGATCCCACTTCCGCCGACGCCGTTCGAACACGGCGTCGTGCACTGGAGGGTCAAGCCCGATGTCTGGGGCTGGAAGCTGCCCCAAGCCGACATCGTGCACGACGTTCTCATGCGTGCGTTGCGCAGTGAGTCCCAGGTGGACACTCAACGCGAGTTGTCCACCTGGTCGTCGGCGGCCTGA
- a CDS encoding type II secretion system F family protein, with product MSNTMSIAVLVATAVLLLPSRASARLRDVLRTAPSVRPRSAVGVMRLRLPRRTSSHGDAVGDSPGCSAADTAFLADLLGACLIAGLPVPTAVSTVADVATGPVAEVLRSTGNALALGASAESAWQHARNHPDTAELARAACRTASSGSALAAQAFALAERIRNAATDRVEARAQRASVLVAGPLGLCFLPAFLCLGVIPVVLGLADHLTVTP from the coding sequence ATGAGCAACACGATGAGCATCGCCGTGCTCGTCGCGACGGCGGTACTGCTGCTGCCCTCGAGGGCCTCCGCTCGTCTGCGGGACGTGCTGCGGACAGCTCCGTCGGTTCGGCCCCGGTCCGCTGTCGGGGTCATGCGATTGCGCCTGCCGCGGCGGACGTCGTCACACGGTGATGCGGTCGGTGATTCGCCCGGGTGTTCGGCCGCGGACACGGCATTTCTCGCGGATCTGTTGGGGGCTTGCCTGATCGCCGGTCTGCCGGTGCCGACGGCGGTGTCGACGGTCGCCGACGTGGCTACCGGCCCGGTCGCCGAGGTGCTCCGATCCACGGGTAATGCGCTCGCGCTCGGCGCGAGCGCCGAATCCGCGTGGCAACACGCCCGGAACCATCCCGACACGGCTGAACTCGCTCGTGCGGCGTGCCGGACCGCCTCGTCCGGCAGTGCGTTGGCCGCGCAGGCCTTCGCGCTCGCCGAGCGCATCAGGAATGCCGCGACAGACCGTGTCGAAGCACGGGCGCAGCGGGCGAGCGTGCTGGTCGCCGGCCCACTAGGGCTGTGTTTTCTCCCGGCTTTCTTATGTCTGGGGGTGATTCCGGTCGTCCTCGGTCTCGCCGACCACCTCACCGTCACGCCGTGA
- a CDS encoding TadE family type IV pilus minor pilin translates to MEAAIGLCALVAVFAFVLAGVMAAVDQLRCTDAAAQAARALARGEPEVGAKRLVDALAPAGSTMTVNLSGDTVLVRVSARSVLPGVTPQAEAQARLEPGVERGSGSAAA, encoded by the coding sequence GTGGAAGCGGCCATCGGCCTCTGTGCCTTGGTGGCGGTCTTCGCCTTCGTGCTCGCCGGCGTGATGGCGGCCGTCGACCAGCTGCGGTGTACGGATGCCGCCGCCCAGGCCGCCCGGGCACTCGCACGCGGAGAACCGGAGGTGGGGGCGAAGCGATTGGTCGACGCTCTCGCACCGGCCGGTTCGACCATGACCGTGAACCTCAGTGGGGACACCGTGCTGGTCCGGGTGAGTGCCCGGTCGGTGTTGCCCGGAGTGACTCCACAAGCCGAGGCGCAAGCGCGGCTGGAACCCGGCGTCGAACGGGGAAGCGGCAGTGCGGCCGCGTGA
- a CDS encoding type II secretion system F family protein, which yields MLIAAMTVSAIGLLLWPSRAAGQRLARLLRPTVFPSGHPDDGEMARSTGPHRRFLTAFAVCVTVGCVLTVGMGATVGCGLLVAAVVLHRRARVRARTTVAVCGDLASLLRGVVTELRAGAHPVTAVENVAREAPRPLADRLRGLAASARFSGVPTAEPEVRAACGPGMEHVDRIFGRLATSWALSARHGIPLADVFDAVHRDMETTARSARQLDARLAGPRAGAAVLAFLPVAGLVLGEAMGAAPIPVLMGTSVGSVLFVVGAALLVAGVAWTSSMTGRVLQ from the coding sequence GTGCTGATCGCCGCGATGACGGTGTCCGCGATCGGTTTACTGCTGTGGCCATCGCGCGCCGCGGGACAGCGACTCGCCCGACTCCTCCGACCCACCGTGTTTCCCAGCGGGCATCCGGACGACGGGGAAATGGCACGGTCGACGGGACCCCACCGACGTTTCCTGACCGCTTTCGCCGTGTGCGTGACGGTCGGTTGTGTCCTGACCGTCGGTATGGGTGCCACGGTGGGATGCGGACTGCTCGTGGCGGCGGTCGTATTGCACCGAAGGGCCCGGGTACGTGCGCGAACGACGGTCGCCGTCTGCGGTGATCTCGCATCGCTGCTTCGGGGAGTGGTCACGGAACTGCGAGCCGGGGCCCACCCGGTGACCGCCGTCGAGAACGTGGCGAGGGAGGCTCCACGACCGTTGGCGGACCGACTGCGCGGACTCGCCGCATCGGCGCGGTTCAGCGGTGTACCCACGGCGGAACCGGAGGTCCGAGCCGCCTGCGGGCCGGGAATGGAACACGTCGACCGCATATTCGGACGACTCGCCACGTCGTGGGCGTTGTCGGCACGGCACGGCATTCCCTTGGCCGATGTCTTCGACGCCGTGCACCGGGACATGGAAACCACGGCCCGGTCGGCCCGGCAGCTCGACGCGCGGTTGGCCGGTCCGAGAGCGGGCGCGGCGGTGCTGGCCTTCCTCCCCGTGGCGGGTCTCGTCCTCGGCGAGGCCATGGGGGCCGCTCCGATCCCCGTGCTCATGGGGACCTCCGTCGGTTCCGTGCTGTTCGTCGTAGGGGCCGCTCTACTCGTGGCCGGTGTCGCGTGGACCTCGTCGATGACCGGGCGGGTGCTCCAATGA
- a CDS encoding Rv3654c family TadE-like protein, whose protein sequence is MRPRDGDDTGAATVWAAGAIAVLLVIVGVVWTLGAVVVARHRAAGGADLAALGAAGRAIDGEMAACAHAEESARRMRVRVAECRLDGWDVLVTVQSEVRGPAGLGGTVTAKARAGPVIGTPTTDAVVEKEDTAGSIGGRSSVDADPSARAP, encoded by the coding sequence GTGCGGCCGCGTGACGGTGACGATACGGGCGCGGCGACGGTGTGGGCGGCGGGGGCGATCGCCGTCCTCCTCGTCATCGTCGGTGTTGTGTGGACACTCGGGGCCGTGGTGGTGGCCCGCCACCGAGCCGCTGGAGGTGCCGATCTGGCGGCGTTGGGCGCTGCGGGCCGCGCGATCGACGGTGAGATGGCGGCGTGTGCCCATGCTGAGGAGTCGGCCCGCAGGATGAGGGTCCGGGTCGCTGAATGCCGGCTCGACGGATGGGACGTGTTGGTGACTGTCCAGTCGGAAGTGAGGGGGCCGGCCGGATTGGGTGGAACGGTCACGGCTAAGGCGAGAGCGGGGCCGGTGATCGGCACTCCGACGACGGATGCCGTTGTCGAAAAGGAGGACACGGCCGGTTCGATCGGCGGGCGTTCATCGGTGGACGCTGATCCGTCCGCCAGAGCACCATGA
- a CDS encoding DEAD/DEAH box helicase, giving the protein MTDDAGTRAHRLLHRTTAGIPEDLSPVTHVANLPAAEPRHTEWPEWVPDRVRDVLRNSGIDRPWAHQAEAASLAWDRHNVVVATGTASGKSLTYQLPALSTLVTDGKATVLYLSPTKALATDQLRAVSDMDIEGVRPATYDGDTPRGERPWVRDHARWVFTNPDMLHRGVLPAHPRWARFFRGLTYVVVDECHAYRGVFGSHVALLLRRLRRIARHYGAEPTFILTSATTAEPAEFATRLIGQDCVAVTEDTSPRGARTVALWEPPLLPELTGENDAPVRRSAGAEAARILAELVIEGARTLAFVRSRRGAELTALGARRILAEVAPELVDKVAAYRAGYLPEERRELESALLEGRLLGVATTNALELGVDISGLDAVVLAGYPGTLASFWQQSGRAGRAGADALVVFVARDDPLDTYLAHHPEALLERPVESAVLDPTNPYVLAPHLACAAAESALKSTDLDLFGATEARAVLDDLVAEKVLRRRPSGWYWTAREQPHHEVDIRGSGAEQVAVVEADTSRLLGTVDAVSACSTVHPGAVYLHRGEPYVVDELDLEHGVAFVHAEDPEWNTSARDVVDIEILDVVKRHVHDGVTVNLGHVAVTSRVVGYLRRLPSGEVLDHIPLDLPEQVLHTRAVWYTISEELLCGPRRRPGITGVEPARVPGALHAAEHAAIGLLPLFATCDRWDIGGVSTAVHADTGEATVFVHDGHPGGAGFADRGFAAFVPWLTATREAVLSCECPAGCPSCVQSPKCGNGNEPLDKAGAVAVLDIVLAAVGAAAGHGHFDDQAADDQVDNSR; this is encoded by the coding sequence GTGACCGACGACGCGGGCACTCGGGCACACCGCCTTCTTCATCGGACGACGGCGGGGATCCCTGAAGACCTCTCCCCCGTCACGCACGTCGCGAATCTGCCCGCGGCGGAGCCACGTCACACCGAATGGCCCGAGTGGGTACCCGACCGAGTACGAGACGTACTGCGGAATTCCGGCATCGACAGACCATGGGCCCACCAGGCCGAAGCGGCATCACTGGCGTGGGATCGGCATAACGTCGTCGTGGCCACGGGCACCGCCTCGGGGAAGTCGCTGACCTACCAACTACCCGCACTCTCCACCTTGGTGACGGACGGCAAGGCGACCGTCCTCTACCTGTCTCCCACGAAGGCCCTGGCCACCGACCAGCTACGTGCTGTGTCCGATATGGACATCGAAGGTGTCCGTCCCGCCACCTACGACGGGGACACCCCACGCGGCGAACGCCCGTGGGTGCGGGACCACGCCCGATGGGTCTTCACGAACCCCGACATGCTGCACCGCGGCGTGTTGCCCGCCCACCCGCGTTGGGCACGGTTCTTCCGGGGCCTGACCTACGTCGTCGTCGACGAGTGCCACGCCTACCGCGGCGTGTTCGGCTCCCACGTCGCGCTGCTGTTGCGCAGACTGCGACGAATCGCCCGGCACTACGGGGCCGAGCCCACGTTCATCCTCACCTCGGCGACCACGGCCGAGCCCGCCGAATTCGCCACCCGACTGATCGGACAGGACTGCGTCGCCGTCACCGAGGACACCTCACCTCGGGGTGCCAGGACCGTGGCGTTGTGGGAACCCCCGCTGTTGCCGGAGTTGACGGGTGAGAACGACGCGCCCGTCCGTCGTTCCGCGGGAGCGGAGGCGGCCCGCATCCTCGCCGAACTCGTCATCGAGGGCGCTCGCACGTTGGCGTTCGTACGTTCTCGTCGGGGCGCTGAACTGACGGCCCTCGGTGCGCGTCGCATCCTCGCCGAGGTGGCCCCCGAACTCGTCGACAAGGTCGCGGCTTATCGTGCCGGCTACCTGCCCGAGGAACGCCGCGAACTGGAGTCCGCTCTCCTTGAGGGTCGACTGCTGGGTGTCGCGACCACGAACGCGCTGGAACTCGGTGTGGACATCTCCGGTCTGGACGCGGTGGTACTCGCGGGATATCCGGGGACATTGGCGTCGTTTTGGCAGCAGTCGGGGCGCGCGGGCCGCGCGGGTGCCGACGCACTCGTCGTGTTCGTGGCCCGGGACGATCCGCTCGACACCTATCTCGCACATCATCCGGAGGCGCTGCTGGAGCGGCCCGTCGAGAGCGCTGTGCTCGACCCCACCAACCCTTACGTGCTGGCTCCCCACCTGGCGTGCGCGGCCGCGGAGTCGGCGCTCAAGTCCACCGATCTGGACCTCTTCGGCGCAACCGAGGCGCGCGCCGTCCTGGACGACCTCGTCGCGGAGAAGGTTCTGCGTCGACGGCCGAGTGGCTGGTACTGGACGGCGCGGGAACAACCGCACCACGAAGTGGACATCCGGGGGTCCGGGGCGGAGCAGGTCGCGGTGGTGGAGGCCGACACTTCCCGGTTGCTCGGCACCGTCGATGCCGTATCGGCGTGCAGCACGGTTCATCCGGGCGCGGTGTATCTCCACCGTGGCGAACCGTACGTGGTGGACGAACTGGACTTGGAGCACGGTGTCGCCTTCGTGCACGCCGAGGATCCGGAGTGGAACACTTCGGCGCGGGACGTGGTGGACATCGAGATCCTGGACGTCGTCAAGCGGCACGTCCACGACGGTGTGACCGTGAATCTGGGGCATGTGGCGGTGACCTCGCGGGTCGTGGGCTATCTGCGCCGACTGCCGTCCGGGGAGGTGTTGGACCACATCCCTCTCGACCTGCCTGAGCAGGTGCTGCACACGCGCGCCGTCTGGTACACGATCAGCGAGGAACTGTTGTGTGGTCCACGCAGGAGGCCGGGGATCACCGGTGTGGAACCGGCGCGTGTCCCCGGCGCCCTGCATGCCGCCGAGCACGCGGCGATCGGCCTGCTACCGCTGTTCGCGACGTGTGACCGGTGGGACATCGGCGGCGTCTCCACCGCGGTGCACGCTGACACCGGGGAGGCGACGGTGTTCGTGCACGACGGTCATCCCGGAGGTGCGGGATTCGCCGATCGCGGTTTTGCCGCGTTCGTCCCCTGGCTCACCGCTACGCGGGAGGCCGTGCTCTCCTGCGAGTGCCCGGCGGGGTGCCCGTCCTGTGTTCAGTCGCCCAAGTGCGGGAACGGCAACGAACCACTGGACAAGGCGGGGGCTGTGGCCGTGCTGGACATCGTCCTGGCCGCGGTCGGGGCTGCGGCCGGGCACGGCCACTTCGACGATCAGGCCGCCGACGACCAGGTGGACAACTCGCGTTGA
- the ssd gene encoding septum site-determining protein Ssd — protein sequence MIGTEATAATAVAAVSDVDERPLALMTDDTVREHVVRLAAAVGCELHHVTDSAAARPRWSDAPLVLIDHVPDVIDVPRRSGVLLVRTDTPTPEQWKAAVALGVDGVAVLPADEDVVVTALADVAEKPSDREGRVLAVIGGRGGAGASVLAASVGLAAARSGGAALLVDCDPLGGGLDLVLGAEADEGLRWSDVRVSSGRVSMAELDAVLPFRRRGRGRMSILSCDRTGPGPTEAALAAVVDAGRRAGRTVVCDVPRHPSPAADEVLRRADLAVLVVPADVRGCVSAARVRHRLSERIARIAVVVRASAATSLSEADVVEAVGAPVLGWLRDERSMVRAMDRGRFDPGRRIGKVSGTVLSVLAES from the coding sequence ATGATCGGGACGGAGGCCACAGCGGCGACGGCGGTGGCGGCGGTCTCCGACGTCGACGAGCGACCGCTCGCGCTCATGACCGACGACACCGTCCGCGAACACGTCGTTCGACTCGCCGCGGCCGTGGGGTGCGAACTCCACCACGTCACCGATTCCGCGGCAGCACGTCCGCGTTGGTCGGACGCGCCATTGGTGCTGATCGATCACGTCCCCGACGTGATCGACGTCCCGCGCAGGTCCGGGGTGTTGCTGGTGCGTACGGACACCCCCACTCCGGAGCAGTGGAAGGCGGCCGTCGCGCTGGGGGTGGACGGTGTGGCCGTCCTTCCCGCAGATGAGGACGTCGTCGTCACCGCGCTCGCCGATGTCGCCGAGAAACCGAGTGACCGTGAGGGGCGAGTGCTCGCGGTGATCGGTGGCCGGGGAGGGGCGGGAGCGTCGGTGCTGGCGGCGAGCGTGGGGCTGGCCGCGGCGCGTTCCGGTGGGGCGGCGCTGTTGGTGGACTGCGATCCGCTCGGTGGGGGTTTGGATCTGGTGTTGGGCGCCGAGGCGGACGAGGGGCTGCGCTGGTCCGATGTGCGGGTGTCCTCGGGAAGGGTGTCGATGGCTGAGTTGGACGCCGTCCTTCCGTTCCGGCGACGAGGACGGGGTCGAATGTCGATCCTGTCCTGTGACCGGACGGGGCCGGGTCCGACGGAGGCTGCGTTGGCCGCCGTCGTCGACGCCGGGCGTAGAGCGGGTCGGACGGTGGTGTGCGATGTGCCCCGACATCCGAGTCCGGCTGCCGACGAGGTGCTGCGACGCGCCGATCTCGCCGTGCTGGTGGTGCCCGCCGATGTCCGGGGCTGCGTGTCGGCCGCGCGGGTGCGTCATCGACTGTCCGAGCGCATCGCCCGGATCGCCGTGGTGGTCAGGGCCTCCGCGGCGACCAGCCTCAGCGAGGCCGATGTGGTCGAGGCCGTGGGGGCGCCCGTGCTCGGCTGGCTACGGGACGAGCGGTCCATGGTTCGGGCCATGGACCGCGGGAGGTTCGACCCCGGTAGGCGAATCGGCAAGGTCTCCGGAACCGTTTTGTCGGTACTCGCCGAATCCTAG
- a CDS encoding HAD family hydrolase, which produces MSAADNTSTASTPRPATSAAFFDLDKTIIASSSALAFSKPFLRQGLINRRAALKSAYAQLMFSLSGADANRTERLRAEISRMCAGWDVNQVKAIVSETLHDVVSPLVYAEATELIERHKAEGRDVIVLSATGEELVRPIADMLGITHCVGSRMEIVDGRYTGTVEYYCYGEYKAIAARRLAAEHGYDLAASHAYTDSSTDLPLLETVGHPHAVNPDKALRRIAVERGWPVHTFTNPVSPRARIPTPATAAAVGIGVSAVAAGATLFGLTRKKRKDPPAKA; this is translated from the coding sequence GTGTCCGCAGCCGACAACACCTCCACCGCATCGACCCCACGACCCGCCACCTCGGCGGCGTTCTTCGACCTCGACAAGACGATCATCGCGTCGTCCAGCGCGCTCGCGTTCAGCAAACCGTTCCTCCGCCAGGGCCTCATCAACCGCAGGGCCGCTCTGAAAAGCGCCTACGCCCAGCTGATGTTCTCCTTGTCCGGGGCCGACGCCAACCGCACCGAGCGGCTGCGCGCCGAGATCTCCCGGATGTGCGCGGGGTGGGACGTCAACCAGGTCAAGGCCATCGTGAGCGAGACCTTGCACGACGTGGTCTCCCCCTTGGTCTACGCCGAGGCCACCGAGCTGATCGAACGGCACAAGGCCGAGGGCAGGGACGTCATCGTCCTGTCCGCCACGGGTGAGGAGTTGGTGCGGCCGATCGCCGACATGCTGGGCATCACCCATTGCGTGGGCAGCCGGATGGAGATCGTCGACGGCCGGTACACCGGCACGGTGGAGTACTACTGCTACGGCGAGTACAAGGCCATCGCAGCGCGTCGGCTCGCCGCCGAGCACGGCTACGACCTCGCCGCCTCCCACGCCTACACCGACTCCAGTACCGATCTCCCCCTGTTGGAGACCGTCGGCCATCCCCACGCGGTGAACCCGGACAAGGCGTTGCGCAGGATCGCCGTCGAACGGGGGTGGCCGGTACACACGTTCACCAACCCGGTGTCCCCGCGCGCCCGGATCCCGACCCCCGCCACGGCAGCGGCCGTGGGGATCGGGGTGAGTGCCGTGGCCGCGGGCGCGACTCTGTTCGGATTGACCCGGAAGAAACGGAAAGATCCGCCGGCGAAGGCCTGA
- a CDS encoding TadA family conjugal transfer-associated ATPase has translation MSADLVDRVRARLAGTDAATDPRAVADAVRAEAGGVAGHLDVLAALKLLDDELAGVGPLEKLLATPEITDILVTGPDEVWVDGPDGLHRTDVRFEGEDAVRRLAQRLALAAGRRLDDAQPFVDGWLPGSGPGGRIRLHAVLPPISADGTCLSLRVLRPATHDLRSLRRLGTVDDAGLALLEALVKARLAFLVSGATGSGKSTLLGALLGAVDPAERVVCVEDVGELQPDHPQFVRLVARPPNVEGAGEVTLRELVRQALRMRPDRLVVGEVRGREVVELLTALNTGHDGGAGTLHANAPAEVPARLEALAALGGLSREALHSQLAAAVQVVLHMRREPSGRRVLAEIGLVRRRGDVVSVEPAWRPGERLTRDSPLTLALLSRRDTRTPSGGVASC, from the coding sequence ATGAGTGCCGATCTCGTCGATCGGGTCAGGGCCAGACTCGCCGGTACGGACGCCGCCACGGACCCACGGGCGGTGGCCGATGCGGTGCGCGCCGAAGCGGGTGGCGTCGCGGGCCATCTCGACGTGCTCGCCGCGTTGAAGCTGTTGGACGACGAACTGGCCGGGGTGGGGCCGTTGGAGAAGCTCCTGGCGACTCCCGAGATCACCGACATCCTCGTCACGGGGCCGGACGAGGTATGGGTGGACGGGCCCGACGGTCTTCACCGGACCGATGTCCGGTTCGAGGGCGAGGACGCCGTGCGCAGACTCGCCCAGCGGTTGGCGCTCGCCGCGGGACGGCGACTCGATGACGCACAGCCTTTCGTGGACGGATGGTTGCCGGGCAGCGGACCGGGAGGGCGTATTCGGCTGCATGCCGTACTACCGCCGATCTCGGCCGACGGCACATGCCTGTCTCTACGCGTATTGCGTCCCGCCACGCACGACCTGCGTTCCCTGCGTCGGCTCGGCACGGTGGACGACGCCGGTTTGGCACTGCTCGAAGCCCTCGTGAAGGCACGGTTGGCGTTCCTCGTGTCCGGGGCGACGGGGTCCGGTAAGAGCACGCTGCTGGGCGCGCTTTTGGGAGCCGTCGATCCCGCCGAGCGAGTGGTCTGCGTTGAGGACGTCGGTGAGTTGCAGCCCGACCATCCCCAGTTCGTCCGGCTGGTGGCGCGCCCACCCAACGTGGAGGGAGCGGGTGAGGTCACGCTCCGGGAGCTGGTGCGGCAGGCACTCCGGATGCGGCCTGATCGACTCGTGGTCGGAGAGGTGCGGGGACGCGAGGTCGTGGAACTGTTGACTGCGTTGAACACGGGGCATGACGGCGGTGCGGGCACGCTGCACGCCAACGCACCCGCCGAAGTACCCGCACGGCTCGAAGCGCTCGCAGCGCTCGGGGGGCTCTCCCGGGAGGCACTGCACAGTCAGCTCGCCGCTGCGGTCCAGGTCGTGCTGCACATGCGCCGAGAACCGTCGGGGCGCAGGGTGCTCGCCGAGATCGGCCTGGTGCGTCGTCGCGGCGATGTTGTGAGCGTTGAACCCGCATGGCGTCCGGGTGAGCGATTGACCCGCGATTCACCGCTCACCTTGGCGCTGCTTTCACGACGGGACACCCGAACACCAAGCGGCGGGGTGGCGTCGTGCTGA